The Brachionichthys hirsutus isolate HB-005 chromosome 11, CSIRO-AGI_Bhir_v1, whole genome shotgun sequence genome includes a window with the following:
- the LOC137901848 gene encoding centrosomal protein of 126 kDa-like yields the protein MSAPRQDQPAKMKVPQDNFIKHSRSRSGDEGGLEDERRRLFEEQKLSRARGRRMTMETNRRRRALEERQSEWNMQQNQMRENILLQRRHRIQDATERFQRAHLPPSQRYRHDFRRNVPNVEDALNQIQGKLSSAKQQSYFLPSNSNTTRRCTSSAKPPTPFKSSHRQTLSAVEISTKPILEQSMTPFNICQQTKKSPEKQQDHSPQDNNLFAPSDSDSISSKDSLEYEQPACSTQNLQSFHPSFLLGREEPFPALERIKQNYLCPTTDLTSFSEMTLHADNLPPSRKLHEAKQQMQEDSQWSNNQLQTSKASWGFPSVEQMPGQTDLSVFINNLNKPKIENPINTVSQQRACYEGSTNLAGKSVNIASQEHPRYAVSTELQTEKSDHTESPQHTCLYNIQAGTPKCPEKDVQQLPVSAGASHSILQVRFAKGILKQQSQNMSGSHMCVCGSGPLTFPEQVALAIRDSVEIAKAKTKGSESSSVLKKKLHWFDEEHEEDEDEDRTQDRKRRMNSTSFRLHQSSNDPEDQRESHTVVSCASKPGHDMTLPASTGIRFTRQATADVGGRVSFPQQPAEEVEVPCSSNRANGPHVPQRACSARVGAVPVSSSRTRRGTVLRPVSAAEMNAIAKTHGKIIAPRPPPNKKLLKGQTTNVIKFPYHFSANSEPAPALEQAAHKHHSEDLFSQDTLIDIKTVPGGNTQKSKCTSAHQETQSCTRRSRVVDFKTGLRLDCTPTDEEISQLWQDVRSVLSTKEGNVCSIFEKNKLRREAVESEQIVRKPKVKPSTQTPGSGHKNFPQPSQPTRLMSEPVLSRFYRKAFPDEGLKSATQLHLAREHAEGFSEEKDITVAMEMQQTHRPGKVQQNCNRRGLSTISIEEEKILLSLDRLDHKLHYVQDYMGVHNGLARDMKIPNHHKHSASPSNNRAGYKKKM from the exons ATGTCTGCGCCGCGTCAAGATCAGCCTGCGAAGATGAAAGTCCCTCAGGACAACTTCATCAAACACTC AAGGTCGAGGTCGGGAGACGAGGGAGGCCTTGAGGACGAGAGAAGGCGTTTGTTTGAAGAGCAGAAGTTATCCAGAGCCCGAGGTCGTAGAATGACGATGGAAACCAACCGACGCAGGAG GGCTCTGGAGGAAAGACAGTCTGAGTGGAATATGCAGCAGAACCAAATGAGGGAGAACATCCTGCTGCAACGCAGACATCGAATACAGGATGCGACCGAGCGCTTCCAAAGAGCCCATCTTCCTCCTTCTCAGAGATATCGACATG ATTTTAGAAGAAATGTCCCAAATGTTGAAGATGCACTCAATCAAATTCAAGGTAAATTGAGTTCAGCCAAACAGCAATCCTATTTCCTGCCCAGCAACTCTAACACCAccag AAGATGCACTTCTTCTGCCAAGCCTCCCACACCGTTTAAATCCTCTCATCGCCAAACACTTTCTGCTGTGGAGATTTCCACTAAACCGATTTTGGAGCAAAGCATGACTCCCTTCAATATTTGTCAACAAACTAAGAAGTCGCCGGAGAAGCAACAGGATCACAGTCCACAG GACAACAACCTGTTTGCTCCCAGTGATTCAGACAGTATTTCGAGTAAAGACAGTTTGGAGTACGAGCAGCCTGCCTGCAGCACACAAAATCTACAGTCATTCCATCCATCATTCCTGCTCGGCCGAGAGGAGCCTTTTCCAGCCCTGGAGCGGATCAAGCAAAATTATTTGTGTCCGACAACAGATCTAACTTCTTTCTCAGAAATGACGCTACATGCTGATAACTTACCCCCATCAAGGAAACTACACGAAGCTAAGCAGCAAATGCAAGAGGACTCGCAATGGTCCAATAATCAGCTGCAGACCTCTAAGGCCTCTTGGGGTTTTCCATCTGTTGAGCAAATGCCGGGACAGACAGATCTTAGTGTTTTCATAAACAATCTCAATAAGCCCAAAATTGAGAACCCCATTAACACAGTGTCACAGCAACGTGCCTGCTATGAGGGTTCAACAAATCTAGCAGGAAAGTCCGTTAATATAGCATCACAGGAACATCCTCGCTATGCAGTCTCGACAGAGCTCCAAACTGAGAAGTCCGATCACACAGAATCACCGCAGCACACGTGCTTGTACAACATTCAAGCAGGTACCCCTAAGTGTCCTGAGAAAGATGTACAACAGCTGCCCGTTTCAGCGGGGGCATCTCATTCCATACTTCAAGTCAGATTTGCGAAAGGAATCCTTAAACAGCAATCCCAAAATATGTCAGGGTCTcacatgtgcgtgtgtgggtcgggacctttgacctttccaGAACAAGTAGCTCTAGCGATCAGGGATAGCGTTGAAATAGCCAAAGCAAAGACCAAAGGGTCAGAGAGCAGCAGCGTTCTTAAAAAGAAGCTGCACTGGTTTGATGAAGAAcacgaggaagatgaagatgaagacagaACACAGGACAGGAAACGACGGATGAATAGCACATCTTTTCGTCTTCATCAGTCCAGCAACGACCCAGAGGACCAACGGGAAAGTCACACTGTGGTCTCGTGTGCTTCCAAACCTGGACACGACATGACTCTTCCAGCTTCCACTGGTATTCGCTTTACAAGGCAGGCCACAGCAGATGTCGGGGGTCGAGTCAGTTTTCCCCAGCAGCCAGCAGAAGAGGTCGAGGTGccatgcagcagcaacagggccaaTGGCCCCCACGTCCCTCAGAGGGCATGCTCTGCCAGAGTTGGGGCGGTTCCGGTTTCATCATCGCGTACCAGGAGAGGCACCGTCTTACGACCCGTGTCCGCTGCTGAGATGAATGCGATTGCAAAGACCCATGGAAAGATAATAGCTCCACGCCCACCTCCAAACAAGAAACTGCTGAAGGGACAGACAACCAACGTCATTAAGTTTCCATATCATTTCAGCGCCAACTCTGAACCGGCTCCGGCTTTAGAGCAGGCGGCGCACAAACACCATTCAGAGGATTTGTTTTCACAGGACACACTGATTGACATCAAAACTGTTCCAGGGGGCAACACACAAAAGAGCAAATGCACTTCAGCCCATCAGGAAACTCAGAGCTGCACAAGGAGAAGCAGAGTGGTTGACTTTAAAACTGGACTCCGTTTAGATTGCACTCCCACAGATGAGGAAATCTCACAGCTCTGGCAAGATGTCCGTAGCGTTTTATCCACCAAGGAGGGTAATGTATGCAGTATTTTTG aaaaaaacaagctcAGGAGAGAGGCCGTGGAGAGTGAGCAAATTGTGAGGAAACCCAAAGTGAAACCGAGCACACAAACTCCTGGCTCAGGACACAAGAACTTTCCTCAGCCCTCACAG CCAACAAGACTGATGTCAGAGCCAGTACTTTCCAGATTTTACAGGAAGGCATTTCCAGATGAAG GTTTAAAGAGTGCAACCCAGTTACACCTGGCGAGAGAACATGCTGAGGGCTTCTCGGAAGAAAAGGACATTaccgttgccatggaaatgcagCAAACACATAGGCCTGGAAAGGTGCAGCAAAATTGCAATCGGCGGGGTCTCAGCACCATTTCCatcgaagaagaaaaaatcctTCTTTCTTTGGATAGACTCGACCACAAACTTCACT ATGTGCAAGACTATATGGGAGTTCATAATGGCCTG GCAAGGGATATGAAAATCCCAAACCATCACAAGCACTCTGCATCCCCATCTAACAACCGTGCTGGATacaagaagaaaatgtaa
- the yap1 gene encoding transcriptional coactivator YAP1, producing MDPSQHNPPAGHQIVHVRGDSETDLEALFNAVMNPKNTIVPPSVPMRMRKLPDSFFKPPEPKSHSRQASTDAGSGGALTPHHVRAHSSPASLQLGAVSGGSLSGMPPAGAPPQHLRQSSYEIPDDVPLPPGWEMAKTPSGQRYFLNHIDQTTTWQDPRKALLQMNQATPANSVPVQQQNIMNPANGPLPDGWEQAITSEGEIYYINHKNKTTSWLDPRLDPRFALNQQRITQSAPVKQGGQLPPSTHSGVMGGNNQMRLQQIEKERLRLKQQELLRQRPQELALRNQLPTNMDQDGGTNPVSSPMAQDARTMTANSSDPFLNSGTYHSRDESTDSGLSMSSYSVPRTPDDFLNSVDEMDTGDPLPPSMGTQPSRFPDYLDAIPGTDVDLGTLEGESMVVEGEELMPSLQEALSSDILNDMESVLAATKIDKESFLTWL from the exons ATGGATCCGAGCCAGCATAACCCTCCTGCCGGACACCAAATCGTGCACGTACGGGGGGACTCCGAGACCGACCTGGAGGCGCTTTTTAACGCCGTGATGAACCCGAAAAATACCATCGTTCCGCCGTCGGTAccgatgaggatgaggaagctGCCAGACTCCTTCTTCAAACCTCCAGAACCAAAGTCCCATTCCAGACAA GCCAGCACGGATGCTGGGAGCGGCGGAGCGCTCACGCCGCACCATGTCCGTGCACACTCCTCCCCAGCCTCCCTGCAGCTGGGGGCTGTTTCTGGTGGCTCCCTCTCAGGCATGCCCCCAGCAGGCGCACCCCCCCAGCATCTCCGTCAGTCTTCGTACGAGATTCCCGACGATGTGCCCTTGCCTCCGGGGTGGGAGATGGCCAAGACCCCCTCTGGCCAGAGATATTTCCTGAA CCACATCGACCAGACCACCACTTGGCAGGATCCTCGCAAGGCCCTGCTCCAGATGAACCAGGCTACCCCGGCCAATTCTGTGCCAGTACAGCAACAGAACATAATGAACCCAGCCAATG GTCCCCTCCCTGATGGCTGGGAGCAAGCTATTACATCAGAGGGAGAAATTTACTACATCAACCACAAGAACAAGACCACCTCATGGCTCGACCCACGACTGGACCCACGCTTTG CCTTGAACCAGCAGCGGATCACGCAGAGCGCACCCGTGAAGCAGGGAGGGCAACTGCCCCCGAGCACCCACAGTGGAGTCATGGGAGGCAACAATCAGATGAGGCTGCAGCAGATCGAGAAGGAGCGGCTGAGACTGAAGCAACAGGAGCTTCTTCGGCAGAGACCACAG GAGCTCGCTCTGAGGAATCAGCTGCCTACCAATATGGATCAAGATGGTGGCACGAACCCCGTTTCCTCCCCTATGGCCCAAGATGCTCGGACCATGACTGCCAACAGCTCCGACCCGTTCCTAAACAG CGGAACATATCACTCCAGGGACGAGAGCACCGACAGCGGTCTGAGTATGAGCAGCTACAGCGTTCCTCGCACTCCAGACGACTTCCTCAACAGTGTGGATGAGATGGACACTG GGgaccctcttcctccttccatgGGAACGCAGCCGAGCCGTTTCCCTGACTACCTGGATGCCATTCCAGGAACGGATGTAGACCTGGGCACCCTCGAGGGCGAGAG